From the genome of Rathayibacter sp. VKM Ac-2804:
CCGGCGGCACGGCCTGATCTGACCCCAGCCGGGTGCGCCAGTGACTTTGACAATCGTTATCAATAGTCGCTACCGTGTGTGCATCCCGACCACCCGGCTCCAGACCCAGATCGGCTCACCCGTGAAGACCCGCTCCCTCGCCCTCGTCGCGCTGCTCGGCAGCACCGCGCTCGCCCTCTCGGCCTGCTCCGGCACCGCCTCCTCGACCGGCGCCTCCGCCGACAGCGGGACGGTCGCCGTCGTCGCGTCGACCGACGTCTACGGCGACCTGGTCCGGAGCATCGGCGGCGACCTGGTCGACGTCACGAGCATCATCGACAGCCCGGACAAGGACCCGCACGAGTATGAGGCGACCGCCCGCGACCAGCTCGCTCTCTCGAACGCCGCGCTCGTGATCGAGAACGGCGGCGGCTACGACGCCTTCGTCGACACCATGATCGACGCCTCCGGCTCGACCGCCCCCGTGATCACCGCCACCGTCGTCGCCGGGCTCGAAGAGGAGCATGACCACGAGGACGAGGCCGCCGAGTCCGAGGACGCCGGCCACGACGAGGCGGGTCACGAGCACGCCGAGTACAACGAGCACGTCTGGTACGACCTGTCCGCGGTCCGCCAGATGGTCACGTCGATCGCCGACGAGCTGTCCGCGATCGACGCCGGCAACGCGTCCACCTACGCGGCGAACGCCGAGACCCTCGGCGGCTCCCTCGACGCCCTGATCGACCGCGAGGCCGAGTTGAAGGGCACGCTCGGCGGCCGCTCGATCGCGATCACCGAGCCCGTCCCGCTCTACCTGACCGATGCACTCGGACTGGTGAACGCGACTCCGGAGGCGTTCAGCGAGGCCGTTGAGGAGGGCACCGACGTCCCCGCGAC
Proteins encoded in this window:
- a CDS encoding metal ABC transporter substrate-binding protein, which codes for MKTRSLALVALLGSTALALSACSGTASSTGASADSGTVAVVASTDVYGDLVRSIGGDLVDVTSIIDSPDKDPHEYEATARDQLALSNAALVIENGGGYDAFVDTMIDASGSTAPVITATVVAGLEEEHDHEDEAAESEDAGHDEAGHEHAEYNEHVWYDLSAVRQMVTSIADELSAIDAGNASTYAANAETLGGSLDALIDREAELKGTLGGRSIAITEPVPLYLTDALGLVNATPEAFSEAVEEGTDVPATTLQETLALFSDGTVDALVFNEQTESSQTQAVLDAAESAGVATVGVTETLPEGDDYVTWMTANLDALEGALAS